Part of the Panicum virgatum strain AP13 chromosome 4N, P.virgatum_v5, whole genome shotgun sequence genome is shown below.
CTCCGACAACGACTCCGAGCCGGCCGTCGAGGTGTCCATGTGCGCCATGACGGGCCTCGGCAGCACCGACAATTTCTTCCTCGAGACCGACATCGCGGGCGTCCCCATCACCGCCCTGGTCGACTCGGGATCCACGCACACCTTCATGGCGTCATCCACAGCAGACCGCCTGGGCTTATCTCCAGAGCCCTTGAGCGGCGTCCACGTCAAAGTAGCCAATGGCGAGGGGCTGCAGTCATCCGGGGTTTGCCGTGCGGTCCGCGTCATCATCGGCGGCGAACCCTTCAACATTGACGTCTTTGTCATCCCACTGGAGGGCTACGAGCTGGTCTTGGGGTACCGTTGGCTGCGCTCCCTCGGCTCCTTCAACTGGGACTGCGTGCGCCAGCGCCTATCCTTCTGGAATGGCGGTCGACGGGTGCGCCTCGTGGGCAAGGGCGCTCCTTCTAGACCGCGCCTTGCTGCGGCCGTGGTGGCGATCGACTACCTCTAGCTCCTCCTCGACTCGTTCGCCGACCTTTTCAAGCCGCCGACAACTCTCCCACCGAGCCGCAGCTTCGACCACCACATTCACCTGCTGCCCGGGACGGCTCCAGTGGCGGTTCGACCGTACAGATACCCCCAGCTGCTGAAGGACGAGATCGAGCGCCAATGCGCAGACATGCTGCGGCAAGGCATCATACGCCCCAGCACGTCCGCGTTCTCCTCCCCGGTCATGCTGGTGCGCAAGAAGGACGGGACATGGCGATTCTGCGTCGACTACCGCGCCCTCAATACCGTCACCGTCCGCGACATGTTCCCCATCCCTATCGTCGACGAACTCTTGGACGAGCTCTGCGGAGCCGTATTCTTCACCAAGCTCGACCTGAGTAGCGGCTACCACCAGGTCCGGATGTTCGCCGCCGACATCGACAAAACGGCCTTCCGGACCCATCATGGCCATTTCGAGTTCTTGGTGATGCTCTTCGGCCTCACAAACGCGTCGTCCACGTTCCAGGCGCTCATGAATGAGGTAATGCGCCCTTTTCTCCGTCGCTTCGTTCTTGTCTTCTTCGACGACATCCTCATCTACAGCAAGACATGGAGCGAGCATCTGCAACACGTCCGTGCCGTCTTCGACACCCTCCGGGCGCACGGGCTGGTGTTGAAGCGGTCTAAGTGCTCTTTCGGCGAGAAGAGCATGGCTTATCTGGGCCACATCGTcaccggcgatggcgtggcCATGGATCAGTCCAAGGTAGCGGCTGTTCAGGCCTGGCCGCTGCCTAGGACACTGCGGGCGCTTCGGGCTTCCTCGGCCTCACAGGCTACTACCGGAAGTTCATCAGCAACAACGGCGTCATCGCGGCACCCCTCACCAGCCTCCTCAAGGAGGCCTTCTGCTGGACGCAGGAAACAACGGACGCTTTCCGCGCCCTCCAGCACGCCCTCACCACAGGACCCGTGCTACAGCTTCCTGACTTCGACAAGCCGTTTGTCGTCGACTGCGACGCCTCCGGCTCGGGCTTCGGGGCCGTGCTACATCAGCTTGACGGGCCCATCGCGTTCTACAGCAAGACGGTCGCACCCCGTCACATGAAGCTGGCGGCCTACGAACGCGAACTAATCGGTCTTGTGCAGGCGGTGCGTCACTGGAGACCGTACCTGTGGACGCGCCCATTCATCGTCCGGACCGACCACTGCAGCCTCAAGCAATTCCTGGACCAGCGGCTGTCCACGATCCCTCAACACACGTGGGTCAGCAAGCTCTTCGGGTACTCCTTCACGGTGGAGTACCGGCCGGGGCGCCAGAACGTCGTCGCCGATGCTCTCTCCCGGCGCGACGAGGATCAGTGCGCCATCAACGCCTTGGCGCTGTCACCACCAGAGTttgagctctttgacgagctcaAGCAGGAGATGGCGTCCCTCCCCTCCTTCAACGCCAAGCGCAAGGAGATCGCCGACGGCTTGGCCGGAGCAGCCTGGACAAAGCTGGACGGACTGGTGCTCCACAAGAGACGCATCTTCGTCCCCGACGACTCATCCTTGTGGCCGGTTCTTCTTCAGCATGCACACGGGACCGGCCACGAAGGGGCCCAGAAGACGCTGCATTGCCTGCGGACATCCTTCTACAGCCCACACGCGTCCAGACTCATCACCGACTACGTCCGCAGCTGCGTTGTCTGCCAGCGCAGCAAGACAGAGCATCTTCACCCAGCGGGCCTGCTGCAACCGCTGGAGTTGCCAAGCTCGGTCTGGGCAGATATTGccatggacttcgtggaggGTTTTCCTAGGATCGGCGGCAAGACGGTGGTGCTCACTGTCGTCGATCGTTTCTCCAAGTACGCCCACTTCATCGCACTGGGGCACCCCTACACGGCGATCTCCGTCGCCCAGGCCTTCTTCGACAACATCGTGAAGCTCCATGGATTGCCGTGTTCCATCGTGAGCGATCGCGACCCCGTTTTCACCAGCAAGTTTTGGACGGAACTCTTCTCCCTCGCCGGTGTCAAGCTGCACCTCAGCTCTGCCTTCCACCCTCAGACGGATGGGCAGTCTGAGGTCACGAACAGAATCTTGGGCGTCTATCTACGGTGCCTCGCTGGTGATCGACCACGGCAATGGTTGCGGTGGCTGCCATGGGCCGAGTATTGCTACAACACCAGCTACCAGACTGCGCTTAAGACCACGCCATTTGAGGTGGTCTACGGGCGTTCTCCACCGACTTTGGCATCTTACAGGCCAGGTTTGGCGCGGGTGGTGGCCCTGGACCGCCAGCTCTATGAGCGTGACGTCTTCCTCACCGACATTCGTGATCGTCTTCACCAAGCCCAAGACATCATGAAGGAGACGGCTGACCGCTCTCGCCGTTTCGTGGAGTTTGCTGTCGGAGATTGGGTATGGTTACGCCTCAACCATCGGGTTGCGGCGGGCATTACATCTAGTGCGGCTGCCAAGCTGGCACACAAGTTCTATGGTCCCTTTCAGGTTGTGGAGCGCATTGGGGACGTCGCCTACCGTCTACAGCTTCCAGTTTCAGCCCGCATCCACAACGTCTTCCATGTGGTCTTCCTCAAGAAGCATGTGGGCGATCCTCCTGTTGCACCAGTACCCCTACCGCCGATCGACCACGGCCGGGCTGTCCCTACCCCTCAGAAGGTGCTGCGCGCAAGGCTCAACCGTGGCGTGTGGGAGCTTTCGGTGCAGTGGCTCGGCCTTCCGGCGGCCGACACGACCTGGGAGCCCTTGGAGTCGTTCAAGGAGCGCTATCCATCattccagctcgaggacgagctgtttcGAAAGGAGGGCGGAAGTGTTGTGGACTCATTTGTGGGCCGCACATatgagaggaggaggaagaaaaatgtgTGAGAAGTGTTATGGGCCGATCTAGGCCCACGAGTACTGTAGCGCGTGCGTGAACAGTGCCGAATCCTATTTGATTAGGTTAATTTGgtttattaggaaagagataagATAGATTGATTTGGTTAGGATATTACTTAGGGGTCAAGTCAGTCGTCTCTATAAAAAAGACTATCTTGTATCAATGAAGGACAAGCAAGATTAAAACCAAATACTTCCCAGAGCCTCCAACGTGAGGGCGGGTAGCCTCTAATCCTGTTATCTACCATATCATCTTGGATGGCGTGCCCCGTCTTAGGAATGCAGATAttatgggacggagggagtacacatGACTTGACTCATTTTTTCAACAATGCACAAATTGAGTTCAGCATAATTACTTAAATAGGCAGTTATCAGAGGTAAATATGAACAACAAACAAAATGTTAATTAGTCCCAGTGCCTTACCTCAATATCTGTTGCGTCGGGGCGACTTGTGAGTTCTCTGGCAAGCAAATACCGATTTGGTCTGCTTGGATCATCATAAAATACCTTCCACTTTCTGTATGGAAACATATACCTTTAGCTTATTCTTTCAATGAATATTTATTTGGGTCATATATGTATGGAAAAGACAACAGTTCTCTACGCACCCAGGATAGCATCTAAAGACTGCACCAGTTGGCAATGGCCTCATCGAGTAAACAGTGGTAAAAGTACTGCAGAGTCAGTGATGGATGTtagcaaaagaaagatacagACCAACATATAAAAAGAAAACATGTTCTAATTCAATGGGACATACAGTTAATGAGAGAAAACATATGCATTGAATTTGTAAGGTCAAAGACACAAAAATGAATTTGTCACAAAATACTGGATTCATTAGAAATATAATTGCCCAAAATAACCAAATGATTTGAAGGTACAACGAACGTAGTTTAAAACATAACAGTATACTTCACAAAAGAGGTGTCTACGGGACTCAATCCATGCTAAGGCCTTCATAACCATTAGTCATATATGTTTTCGGACTCTCCTGCCGGTTTGAGGAAACAAATGATTTCTGAAGCAGAAATAGTTACACAATGAAAGGCAACAGTTTACAGATGCTTTTAACTTACCTTAAGAAATTTCTGCGTAGATTCCGAACATTAAAGCCTACTCCAACATCTCCACTAACAAGGCGTGGGTTCCACATTATAAGAGGCTTTATCTTCATTAAAAAAAAGTAAACGCTACTTGAGGATATAATATTGATTGGAATATATATACAAACACCAATaatagagaaatataaagatggTTGCTGATCCAATTCAATCTTAAAATCAATGCCAATATCGATGTATGGTTTTAGGCATGAAAATCCATATGATTTGTTTTATGAAATGGCTGATAGAGAAAATGCATTTAGATCCTGTATAGGTCCATGCATGGCCTTAGCCTAACAGTCCCTGTAGTTCATGCAAATGTTATTCAACCAACTCtgcatggagcactaaatgAAATTCAATTTTCATATGTTTCAATGCAAGATCTATAGAAAATTGCAGCCTGATTAGCCATAAGTTGCATACAGGATCATCAGAGAGCTGAGATGCGATGCGTTCAACAGATTCCAGCATCTGATGATCAGGGATAATCATAACAGCAACCTCATCCTCAAGACCAACTGGCTTCCGGTCGCTTAAGCTGCAAGTCGAGTCAAAAACAGATTGGAATTACAATCTGTGTATTATTTAACGCCATAGTCTACAAGCATCCAATatccaatattttttttcttcaataaTACTAGTACAAAAACAGTCTGGATTCTCCAGTAAAACATTGTATCTGGCTGTTCACCAGTAGGAGCAAAAGCGAACTGGACAATTCTTGGTGGCTTGAAAATGTATTCTTCTTGATTTCAAAAGGGaaaatcattttttattttcaatagACATCGGTAGCATGTCACTTgtatcagaaaatcatgagctACAACAAATTACATCAATTCTTTATGGAATCAGAATCACCACTCTAAGTGGACAGCACCTGGCACACTTGAATTGCGCATCTGTCCACTGATACTTGAGAAGGGCAGCTGCTCCAGCATCGGGGAAAATCGCGGTAACTTTCTGTGAAACAGTAAGTCGAATAAGAAATCGACAATAACTAAATCACAAGGGTCACAAAATTCCAAAGTAGTAATCTGCAGTCttaaatatatatatcaatCAGTGCTAAAACGACCTTGTATCCAAACCTGTCCTGTCTCTTGTACAAGTGTGTCCAGGAAAATCTTTGACAATGCCCAGAGCTCGGCCTGCGCTCCTTCCTCGTTGAGGAATTCCAACTGAGGGATCAGCAGCTCTGCCTGCAATCGTGAAATTGGCAATCACAAATCCTCCGCAATTGGATACTAAAGATGCATATCCAGCATTGCAGCAAAAGTGAGTACTACTATCACCATTTACACAGCAGATAAGATTGAACCGAATTATAGAAGCAATACGTATTTGAACTGTGCGAATCATACGATAGCTCGCATGCCTCCGGAGTTGACGAAATCCGCGCTCGCCTTCCCCGACTGCCGAATCGCGCCCTCCAAATCCGACGGCAAGCAGCTGAACCACACAGCACGTGGAGCCTCAGAACGTGAGTACCTCTCGTCATGTGTTCACAATTACGCACGAGTTGAGGAATGAGGAGTACAATAAGCCTCACctgtcgtcctcctccgccggctgcGCCTGCGCCACTCCACCGTCCGCCGTAGATTCCGCCTCCTCGGCCTCCGCGGGAGCGTCGGAGGCGTCGAACTTGCCGAACTTGGCCCCACACGGGGGCGGCGTGCCGCGGAGGCGAAGCAGCGGCCGCAGCCTCGCCGGCGTGTTGAGGGGAAAGGCTAGAGGCGGGgccgggaggcggcgggggagaTGGGTAGCGCGACCGCGCTGGGGCGAGAGCAGCGGCGCTGTGGTCGCCATTGCTTCGCCGAGCGGGGCAGGGAAGACGTGGCCGACAGCAGCGGCTCTTCTCCAGCAGCTTGGAATTGGATAACGGCTTGTTCGTTCTGGAAACGGGATTCCATCCACAAGCGCCGTCGGATGGGAATTCAACGCGTCAGATTGATCGCCACACAATACGATCTCAGAGAATTGGAATCTGGGGCCAATGGTAGAGGTAACCATCTTTGAATTATATTGAGCAGTTTACAGGCTTACAGCAGTAACATATTGCTGAATACATTCTAGACTGCTGAATGCAGTATTACAAATCGAGAAACCCTTACAGTCTTCTGTATGCACCCGTGGTATAGCCACCAGAATCCAACTGGTGCAAGCTATATCTATATGGCATGTTACAACACTGCTTGGCATGATTATGGATCTATCTTAGTTGTTGCAAGCAGTTGCCGCGCTCTCAGTTTCTTTGCTGGTCGCGAAAGATTTGCCACACCCACAggtttttgttgcatttggaTTCTGGAAGGAGAAGCCACCGCCGATAAGCGCGTGGCTGTAGTCCAGCTCCATTCCAAACATGAAGAGAAGGCTCTTTGGATCACATACTGCAGAAGCACATACACTACTGTTAGAACTAGTTCATTCTTCGGTCCCAATTAGTTCTCGGATGAAAAATCTGAACATTTGACTACACCTCAGAATGTAATCAGTCCAAATCAGTTAATATAAGGTAGTTACCTATTGCAAACCCATCATATTCTACAATTGAATCATCAGGGCTGGCATTCGCTCGACTTTCAAACTCCATGGTGTAAGACATGCCAGAGCAGCCACCCTGTTTCACTCCAATTCTCAAACACAGATCTTCATCCCGTTCAGCCCTCATTTTGTTCAGATGTTTCAAGGCCTTTTTGGTCAATGAAATAGCTGGAGCAATACTACCagatgttgctgctgctgcggcggctgctACTGCAAAATATGATAAAACATTTATTCACTTGATATGGAATGGAACTTGAGCCAAATTCTGTTCATTCCTCAGATTTTAGTACAGCAATTTTAGTACATTCCTCAGATTTTAGTACAGCATTCAATTTTCAATATGCACTAAGCCAGAACATTCAGTATTAACAGTTCCTGCAAACCTTCCCTGCATCTCGCTAATATGGGAAATATGAGCCAAGGAGAAATGCTGAATAAAcagcttttaaaaaaaatgctgaaTAAACTACTGAAGTCCCCTTCAATCTAGAGCTCCACAATCATGTTAATTGGCAACAACAAATGCTTATGATGTGATTTGCATTCAGCTCACCTACCACTTCCCAATCATGCACATTAGAAACAAAATCCTTATAGGAGTAACAGTGGTGACAGGCACAATGAATAATAATAACATGCAAGTTGATAGTTGTCCAGGTCATGAGTGAGCTAGCAGCATTGTATTTGTAAATTATGCATAGCTTTatataaaagaagaatgttTTATTTAAAAGCCTTGAGACAAAAAGGAAACAAGTCTAAGTGTAACCTGTAAATAGGAACTACTATTGTCTACCATGGTTCTTGGGATTTACAAGATCTACACTTGGGGATTATACCTGAGGGGGTGTTTGGTTCCCCACAGAATTTAACACACCACACTTTGGCACGTCACACGAGAGTTAGGCTACTGCTTGGTTGGTGACAGTAGACGGTGGCAGCTTTTCCCTTCACATTTTTTGCCACAACCATGGTGCCCAAATTCTATGCCGCACTTGCGGTGCTGCAGCAAATGAGGCGTGGCTGGCAGTGGCGAGGAAGCAAACACGCCCTGAGTATTTCTACTTTTGGGCTTAAGAGATTGCACGGTTTACACCACTGATATTGGCAATTTGGAATGGCCAGGTGATGATAGCAGTTGCTTATATGGGTAAAACTGCGACGCACAGAACTGAGTAGCCAAATACCAGAGAACGCATGGTTTGAAACTCTGATCGGTAAAAACTGAAAAAGGATATATTAAACGGATAGGGATGGCTAGGTGATAAACTGATAATACCAATAAGGTGTTTTGCCAACCTATCTGAGCAATATTGACACACAGAGAACACACAGAAATGAGTAGCCAACGCGAAACTaatttgatttatttttttgaaacgaaccaAACAGAAGAGCTACGATTACATATgttaaaaagaagaagaggcccagacaaattaaattaaatttataGGAACTCTACAAACAATATAGGCTGTGATCGAGTGATACACGCGCGTGGTTGAAAATCTGTTGAAGCAAAATTTCTTATGACGCCGGTTATCCCAATAACCAAGCATTCAATAATCTCCAAGGCTACAAAGCTTGTTCAACAAACATCCCCGCACGGAAAT
Proteins encoded:
- the LOC120671522 gene encoding uncharacterized protein LOC120671522, with protein sequence MATTAPLLSPQRGRATHLPRRLPAPPLAFPLNTPARLRPLLRLRGTPPPCGAKFGKFDASDAPAEAEEAESTADGGVAQAQPAEEDDSCLPSDLEGAIRQSGKASADFVNSGGMRAIAELLIPQLEFLNEEGAQAELWALSKIFLDTLVQETGQKVTAIFPDAGAAALLKYQWTDAQFKCASLSDRKPVGLEDEVAVMIIPDHQMLESVERIASQLSDDPIKPLIMWNPRLVSGDVGVGFNVRNLRRNFLSTFTTVYSMRPLPTGAVFRCYPGKWKVFYDDPSRPNRYLLARELTSRPDATDIERIFGGADEQSEESPSLMNNVMGVFSSVSRFMRVISK
- the LOC120671523 gene encoding uncharacterized protein slr1417-like isoform X2, whose amino-acid sequence is MALASGTSSTLLGRPAGTARPHPAVSSSSASSIRFPRGGGRAVSLRVSSPPAAAAAATSGSIAPAISLTKKALKHLNKMRAERDEDLCLRIGVKQGGCSGMSYTMEFESRANASPDDSIVEYDGFAIVCDPKSLLFMFGMELDYSHALIGGGFSFQNPNATKTCGCGKSFATSKETESAATACNN
- the LOC120671523 gene encoding uncharacterized protein slr1417-like isoform X1; translation: MALASGTSSTLLGRPAGTARPHPAVSSSSASSIRFPRGGGRAVSLRVSSPPVAAAAAAATSGSIAPAISLTKKALKHLNKMRAERDEDLCLRIGVKQGGCSGMSYTMEFESRANASPDDSIVEYDGFAIVCDPKSLLFMFGMELDYSHALIGGGFSFQNPNATKTCGCGKSFATSKETESAATACNN